A window from Pirellulales bacterium encodes these proteins:
- a CDS encoding DUF1559 domain-containing protein, with protein sequence MLATNLARIAGRPRSPRAFTLVELLVTISIIGILIGLLLPAVMYAREAGRRATCLSRLQQIGLAMQNYVDSHGQRGVFPYAAMLPTLTPDRPSLVTVLAPYIESSQAIFACPSDAAPTDDDSNEGKNYFEKEGISYEYPSSRLEGKTRRQLLVNSRGEEAYSSSDVWLSYDYEEFHAMPGTKGSRNFVYLDGHAQPF encoded by the coding sequence ATGCTTGCCACAAACCTTGCTCGAATCGCGGGCCGGCCCCGCTCGCCACGTGCTTTTACGCTGGTCGAATTGCTAGTCACCATCTCGATTATTGGCATCCTGATTGGCTTGCTCCTGCCGGCCGTTATGTACGCGCGCGAGGCTGGCCGGCGCGCCACATGCCTTTCTCGCTTGCAGCAGATTGGCCTGGCCATGCAGAACTATGTCGATTCGCACGGCCAACGGGGGGTCTTTCCGTATGCGGCCATGCTGCCCACCTTAACGCCCGACCGCCCGAGTCTGGTGACGGTGCTGGCCCCCTACATCGAGAGCAGTCAGGCAATCTTCGCCTGCCCGAGCGATGCCGCCCCCACCGACGACGACAGCAATGAGGGCAAGAACTACTTCGAGAAGGAAGGCATCAGCTACGAGTACCCCTCGTCGCGACTCGAGGGAAAAACGCGTCGGCAGTTGCTGGTAAACAGCCGCGGCGAAGAAGCCTATTCCTCGTCCGATGTCTGGCTGAGCTACGACTATGAAGAGTTCCATGCGATGCCTGGAACGAAAGGGTCGAGGAATTTCGTTTACCTCGACGGGCATGCTCAACCGTTCTAG
- a CDS encoding cupin domain-containing protein translates to MSSDHPFGRPTELAALYVTGAMTPEERRRFDQHLTEGCAACAAALGRLDSVAKAFCPPPAPVEASSADPQGAAEVPVAQASQTAIQIVRASEAVWHDTPYDGVTMQVLHVDHSRGQYTALIRMLPGSVCSELRQEDRSQCYIIAGEMFIDIHHLRAGDFIYTGTGSLHHARAGEGGCVACLVEPLHRNPRW, encoded by the coding sequence ATGTCCTCCGATCATCCGTTCGGCCGACCGACCGAACTCGCCGCACTCTACGTGACCGGGGCGATGACCCCCGAGGAACGCCGCCGATTCGATCAGCATCTGACCGAGGGTTGCGCGGCTTGTGCGGCGGCCTTAGGTCGGCTCGATTCCGTGGCCAAGGCCTTCTGTCCTCCCCCGGCGCCCGTCGAGGCCTCCTCGGCGGATCCGCAAGGAGCCGCCGAAGTGCCGGTCGCACAGGCCTCCCAGACGGCGATCCAGATCGTGCGGGCCAGCGAGGCGGTGTGGCATGACACCCCGTACGATGGGGTCACCATGCAGGTACTGCACGTCGATCATTCCCGCGGGCAGTACACGGCCCTGATTCGCATGCTGCCCGGGAGTGTCTGCTCCGAGCTGCGGCAGGAAGACCGATCGCAGTGCTACATCATCGCGGGGGAGATGTTTATCGATATTCATCACCTCCGCGCCGGCGATTTTATCTATACGGGAACGGGCTCGTTGCATCATGCCCGCGCGGGAGAGGGCGGCTGCGTGGCCTGCCTTGTCGAGCCCCTCCACCGGAATCCTAGGTGGTAG